In one Photobacterium swingsii genomic region, the following are encoded:
- a CDS encoding phosphatase, whose protein sequence is MKLSVDTHTHTISSGHAYSTVLENAYAAAQRGLSLMCVTDHAPTMPGAPHFWHFANQRVLPRFLHGVGVIRGVETNILNTDGEIDMDVRILDMLDWVIASFHEPIFHPADKQQHTLALVKAIESGRIDAVGHPGNPNFDFDYETVVRTAAKHNVVLEINNSSLCGSRAGSEKRCEDIAACIKEFGGRITTGSDAHFAYDVGNFEHVKQLLNKVAFPTEQVVTHTPATFLRFLQERGRQPIEAFAALY, encoded by the coding sequence ATGAAATTATCGGTTGATACACATACCCATACTATTTCAAGTGGTCATGCTTACAGTACGGTATTAGAAAATGCATACGCAGCAGCACAGCGTGGCTTGTCGCTAATGTGTGTAACAGATCATGCACCAACAATGCCTGGTGCTCCGCACTTTTGGCATTTTGCTAACCAACGGGTGCTGCCTCGATTTTTGCATGGTGTTGGCGTGATTCGCGGCGTTGAAACCAACATCCTCAATACCGATGGTGAGATTGATATGGATGTGCGCATTCTTGATATGTTGGATTGGGTGATTGCTAGCTTCCATGAGCCGATTTTCCACCCAGCAGATAAGCAGCAACATACGTTAGCTTTGGTGAAGGCCATCGAGTCGGGCCGCATTGATGCTGTTGGTCACCCTGGAAACCCTAATTTTGACTTTGATTATGAAACGGTTGTCCGTACGGCGGCAAAACATAACGTAGTGTTAGAAATTAATAACTCATCACTCTGTGGTTCACGCGCGGGCAGCGAAAAGCGTTGTGAAGATATTGCTGCTTGTATTAAGGAATTTGGCGGGCGTATAACAACGGGGTCTGATGCACATTTCGCGTATGATGTCGGAAATTTTGAGCATGTGAAGCAGTTACTTAATAAAGTCGCTTTTCCTACTGAGCAAGTCGTAACCCACACTCCTGCTACCTTCCTTCGTTTTCTCCAAGAACGAGGTCGTCAACCGATTGAAGCCTTCGCTGCCCTCTACTAA
- a CDS encoding tRNA(Met) cytidine acetyltransferase TmcA yields MAKPQHYSTRIISVLHRCHHRALVVLEGDLTWQLSQVSSFAEHYHAPLWLGNQAELGITSVNAKKAKNWLGQEVDCLVVDANQDFFPDAFGMLSGTVVGGGVVLLLVAPPGEDEDKPSWQWLRHQFVRNDCFHIKQAECLSLATVNDDKTGCPQHSGLANLPLQLEHQVKRFEDIAADSVVQRESHGLTFGCITQDQVCAVEAIRKVVLGHRKRPLVLTADRGRGKSSALGLAAASLMLERDIKIVVTAPSFATVDTLFAHTRNQLNLQGGALQSSSAMALIWNKSSLQFVAPDRLLEQEIECDFLIVDEAAAIPSPLLVGLLSRYNRIAFASTIHGYEGTGRGFAIKFRGYLDKLMPQWRELHIKQAVRWAELDPLECWVFETLLLNAEMTPLAITDTSLSVNSEARKCSQMLTNTISYHLVTTAELLANPSQLIQIFGLLINAHYQTSPADFFQILDDDALLVWVARYENKVVGCCLLSVEGQFSSELAQQVMLGQRRPKGHLLPQSIAAHIGLAKAAAQLAGRIQRIAVHPSLWRNKVGQQLLVQVADWANEQNFDYLGTSFGVAQELVGFWQYSGFSVIRLGVTKDAASGCYSALAVKPLSPLSQSWFRDAQVLFSLNFHAQCQEQFSDLDVATLRALYRVADPLSSSNRVTNEALVFQQLSTYVSGGLGYDTAVGSLEWLVKRWLTHTMHDSAIQEEARIDEVLVINKIIQKHTWSSIINEHHFVGRKQAEAALREQVSRLLRSFHLPDNT; encoded by the coding sequence ATGGCCAAGCCGCAACATTATTCTACCCGAATCATCTCTGTTCTTCACCGTTGTCATCACCGTGCCCTTGTTGTATTGGAAGGTGATCTCACTTGGCAGCTTAGCCAAGTGAGTAGCTTTGCTGAACATTATCACGCACCTTTGTGGCTGGGTAATCAAGCTGAGCTAGGCATTACATCTGTGAATGCAAAAAAAGCGAAAAACTGGTTAGGCCAAGAAGTTGATTGCTTAGTTGTCGATGCCAACCAAGACTTTTTCCCTGATGCATTCGGCATGCTTTCTGGCACAGTTGTTGGTGGTGGGGTGGTGCTTTTATTAGTTGCACCTCCAGGAGAGGATGAAGATAAACCATCTTGGCAGTGGCTTCGTCATCAGTTTGTGCGCAATGACTGCTTTCATATCAAGCAAGCTGAGTGTCTGTCTCTTGCTACAGTGAATGACGATAAAACGGGTTGTCCACAGCACAGTGGATTGGCCAATCTTCCGCTGCAATTGGAGCATCAAGTAAAGCGTTTTGAAGACATTGCTGCCGACTCGGTTGTTCAACGTGAGAGTCATGGCTTAACTTTTGGCTGTATCACACAAGATCAAGTTTGCGCCGTTGAAGCAATCAGAAAAGTGGTACTAGGTCACCGCAAACGCCCTTTAGTTTTAACGGCTGATAGAGGACGCGGAAAATCTTCGGCGTTAGGATTGGCTGCCGCCAGCTTAATGCTTGAGCGTGATATTAAGATTGTGGTGACAGCTCCGAGTTTTGCAACGGTTGATACCCTGTTCGCACATACTCGAAATCAACTCAATCTCCAAGGTGGTGCGCTTCAATCTTCTTCTGCAATGGCGTTAATTTGGAACAAAAGCTCACTCCAATTTGTGGCTCCGGATCGCTTACTTGAACAAGAGATTGAGTGCGACTTTCTCATCGTTGATGAAGCTGCCGCTATTCCATCGCCCTTACTTGTTGGGCTACTTTCTCGTTATAACCGCATTGCTTTTGCCAGTACTATACATGGCTATGAAGGCACGGGGCGAGGTTTTGCCATCAAGTTTCGCGGTTACCTTGATAAATTAATGCCACAATGGCGAGAGCTTCATATTAAACAAGCCGTTCGGTGGGCCGAGTTAGATCCGCTCGAGTGTTGGGTCTTTGAGACGTTGTTATTAAATGCTGAGATGACGCCACTCGCCATTACTGACACATCATTGAGTGTGAACAGTGAAGCCAGAAAATGCAGCCAAATGCTGACGAATACGATCAGCTATCATTTAGTTACTACGGCAGAATTATTAGCAAATCCAAGCCAGTTAATCCAAATTTTTGGTTTGTTGATTAACGCACACTACCAAACATCGCCAGCTGATTTTTTTCAAATACTTGATGATGATGCACTGCTTGTGTGGGTCGCTCGTTATGAGAATAAAGTGGTTGGTTGTTGTTTGCTGTCAGTGGAAGGTCAATTTTCATCTGAGCTGGCGCAGCAAGTGATGTTAGGGCAACGTCGTCCAAAAGGACATTTATTACCACAATCAATTGCGGCCCATATTGGGTTAGCGAAAGCAGCTGCTCAGCTAGCCGGTCGTATTCAGCGTATTGCGGTTCACCCTTCATTATGGCGCAATAAAGTTGGCCAGCAATTATTAGTGCAGGTGGCGGACTGGGCCAATGAGCAGAACTTTGATTATCTAGGCACGAGTTTTGGTGTTGCTCAGGAGTTAGTTGGTTTTTGGCAGTATTCAGGTTTTTCAGTTATCCGTCTTGGTGTCACTAAAGATGCAGCCAGTGGCTGTTATTCTGCTTTGGCTGTAAAGCCATTATCGCCGTTGTCGCAGTCTTGGTTCCGAGATGCTCAAGTATTATTTAGTCTTAATTTTCATGCCCAGTGCCAAGAACAATTTTCTGATCTGGATGTCGCAACATTGAGGGCCTTGTATCGCGTTGCCGATCCGTTATCTAGTTCGAATCGAGTGACGAATGAGGCGTTGGTTTTTCAGCAGCTCTCAACCTATGTTAGTGGTGGACTTGGATATGATACTGCGGTTGGTAGTTTAGAGTGGTTAGTAAAACGTTGGTTGACACATACTATGCACGATTCCGCTATCCAAGAGGAAGCACGTATAGACGAGGTACTTGTGATTAATAAAATTATTCAAAAGCATACTTGGTCAAGCATCATTAACGAGCATCATTTTGTTGGGCGTAAGCAAGCTGAAGCAGCCCTGCGTGAACAGGTTTCGAGATTGCTGCGTTCATTTCATTTACCAGATAACACTTAA
- a CDS encoding ParB/RepB/Spo0J family partition protein: MAIKTTDLNARLFGKADKRRATNVVEAQKAAQDKAAVIELAVAGEDTVAFELIKVNADKVRQQTQVFAENAREQAFLNEHALADILTTLKDRGQQYPAVGRWLDDGRIEVLDGSRRRMSCILAEKDFLIYVAKGINSEHAKFLSDVANAHKPLSLYERGKEMQLLLEQGKVDDQKELAKYCQCSEALVSGALKAASLPMELLMAYPSVSELGRPTIVKLHRLYYGLAQADQEQLINQLAANDAPLWQTMDVQGIARITREVTMVLEGMGETIKPRVVVEKPKQQELIKGKVSFLRDEDKLQLKMKKLSSKQVDDILAYIGDYLK, translated from the coding sequence ATGGCTATAAAAACAACAGATTTAAATGCCCGTTTATTTGGTAAAGCAGATAAACGTCGTGCAACCAATGTTGTTGAAGCGCAAAAAGCGGCACAGGATAAAGCTGCTGTCATTGAGTTAGCCGTTGCGGGTGAGGATACCGTCGCCTTTGAGTTGATCAAAGTGAATGCTGACAAGGTGCGCCAACAGACGCAAGTTTTCGCTGAAAATGCGCGTGAACAAGCATTCCTTAATGAGCATGCGCTGGCTGATATTTTGACGACATTGAAAGATCGTGGTCAGCAATATCCTGCGGTCGGGCGTTGGTTAGATGATGGTCGTATTGAAGTTTTAGACGGTAGTCGCCGTCGCATGTCATGTATTTTGGCGGAAAAAGACTTCTTAATTTATGTTGCAAAAGGCATTAACAGTGAACACGCGAAATTCCTGTCTGATGTTGCGAATGCGCATAAACCATTATCTTTATATGAGCGTGGCAAAGAGATGCAACTCTTGCTAGAGCAAGGCAAAGTTGATGATCAAAAGGAACTTGCTAAATACTGTCAGTGCAGTGAAGCTTTGGTCAGTGGTGCGTTAAAAGCGGCGAGTTTACCGATGGAATTATTGATGGCTTACCCAAGCGTCAGTGAACTCGGTCGCCCGACCATAGTTAAACTACATCGCTTGTATTACGGCCTTGCTCAGGCTGATCAAGAGCAGTTGATTAACCAACTTGCAGCGAACGATGCCCCATTATGGCAAACCATGGACGTGCAAGGTATTGCGCGAATTACCCGTGAAGTGACCATGGTATTAGAGGGAATGGGCGAGACCATTAAGCCTCGTGTTGTGGTTGAAAAGCCTAAGCAGCAAGAGCTGATCAAAGGCAAAGTCAGCTTTTTGCGCGATGAAGATAAGCTGCAGTTAAAAATGAAAAAATTATCGAGTAAGCAAGTGGATGATATCTTGGCTTACATCGGTGACTACTTGAAGTAG
- a CDS encoding AAA family ATPase → MNREQTIQNLLNIAEQTKQVQADRIEIVLEERREEHFPPMSKALMETRSGLTRRKLDDAISRMEATGHQFTKNNANHYSITLEEAHKLMDAAKKPAFYEREGAGRKPWVVNVQNQKGGTGKSMTAVHLAACLALDLDKRYRICLIDLDPQGSLRLFLNPQISVGQQETIYSAVDVMLNNVPEGQEMDKDFLMDNVVMPTQYPNLKTIAAFPEDAMFNADAWQDLAVNQDLDIVRLLKERVIDPIADEFDMIMIDTGPHIDPLVWNAMYASNALIIPCAAKRLDWASTVNFFQHLPTVYEMFPEEWHGLEFIRLMPTMFEDDNKKQVSVLTEMNYLLREQVMMATVPRSRAFETCADTYSTVFDLTAAEFEGGKKTLSTAQDAIQRVGLELERVMHSHWANLNKEA, encoded by the coding sequence ATGAACAGGGAACAAACAATTCAAAACTTGCTCAATATTGCAGAGCAAACAAAACAGGTTCAAGCTGACCGTATTGAAATCGTTTTAGAAGAGCGTCGCGAAGAACATTTTCCGCCGATGTCAAAAGCATTAATGGAAACACGTTCTGGTCTGACTCGACGTAAGTTAGATGATGCAATTTCTAGAATGGAAGCGACGGGTCATCAATTTACCAAAAATAATGCTAACCACTACTCTATTACACTAGAAGAAGCGCATAAGTTAATGGATGCGGCGAAAAAGCCAGCATTTTATGAGCGTGAAGGTGCCGGTCGCAAACCTTGGGTTGTTAATGTACAAAACCAAAAAGGGGGAACTGGTAAGTCAATGACTGCGGTACATCTAGCGGCTTGTCTTGCATTAGATTTAGATAAGCGTTACCGCATTTGTTTAATTGACTTAGATCCACAGGGTTCACTGCGCCTCTTTCTTAACCCTCAGATCAGTGTTGGTCAACAGGAGACCATTTATTCCGCTGTTGATGTGATGTTAAACAATGTACCTGAAGGTCAAGAAATGGATAAAGATTTCTTGATGGATAATGTGGTGATGCCAACCCAATATCCAAACCTTAAGACAATTGCTGCTTTCCCTGAAGATGCTATGTTCAATGCAGATGCATGGCAAGACCTGGCGGTTAATCAAGATCTAGATATTGTTCGTTTGCTAAAAGAGCGTGTAATTGATCCGATCGCCGACGAATTTGACATGATCATGATAGATACTGGTCCACACATTGACCCGTTAGTTTGGAATGCAATGTACGCATCGAACGCGCTGATCATTCCATGTGCAGCGAAGCGTCTTGACTGGGCTTCAACGGTTAACTTCTTCCAGCATTTACCAACCGTCTATGAAATGTTCCCAGAAGAATGGCATGGCCTTGAGTTTATTCGTTTGATGCCAACCATGTTTGAAGATGATAATAAAAAACAAGTCTCGGTGCTTACTGAAATGAATTACTTACTTCGTGAGCAGGTCATGATGGCGACAGTACCGCGTAGCCGTGCCTTTGAGACTTGTGCGGATACTTACAGTACTGTTTTTGACCTTACAGCGGCTGAATTCGAAGGTGGCAAGAAAACATTGTCTACTGCCCAAGATGCGATTCAACGTGTCGGCTTAGAGCTAGAACGTGTGATGCACAGCCACTGGGCAAACCTGAATAAGGAGGCATAG
- a CDS encoding replication initiator protein RctB domain-containing protein: MKIVTGNNNDPVEKVLISLPRSHKDGHLFAIPAGLVDWLPQYQHFKGVTKSIVELLNLISLRGLSCQDGMVSTTELVEATEGQLTRAAIQQRLRAAVGIGLFKQQPVRFEEGLAGKTMLHHFVNPALLISQLGTGSLHSQQSKEQEKQKRSKALAQNHVNRRLLTEHGLGTPPSMPDEADQIVVSPTSWAGIIDQALAPPRTKKSYQKAMVAISGTKAIIETRSSKSIMTVDDLMTLFALFTLTVQYHDHHIDDYEIQSRSLSNKTPVYITDILALRGKKDSGPARDSIRESIDRIEFTDFQLHELTGRWLSENMPEGFKSDRFRFIARTITASEEAPQEGENGEIKIKPNLYILVWEPSFFDELLTRDYFFLFPPEILRQHTLVFQLYTFFRSRMSRRVNDSMLLSELNQKLARNIEWRRFSSDLIRELRKLADDKVSDSVFAVNLWGYHLTILPEDANQRYTDYQIDIRCDADEVIRYSRAKTTNEGKRNMAPTMPNPLRNEILPKRELDQLSQIIDGEFEPIQRKEGRTKGRLGRRVKLRKHLVEINADELTIILSKYTSPEALQRSITALSAMTGHSASSVSDECHELLEKLDWLRVSDQVVSYETLSKTVELYNSQQEDRHLSIERLISGLAVRRKVCKLVHEGHINEQVLMALDDVAKGV; encoded by the coding sequence ATGAAAATCGTAACAGGCAACAATAACGATCCCGTTGAGAAGGTGTTGATCTCTTTGCCACGATCACACAAAGATGGTCATCTTTTTGCGATCCCTGCAGGGCTTGTCGATTGGTTACCTCAATATCAACATTTCAAAGGGGTCACAAAAAGTATTGTTGAGCTGCTCAATCTCATTTCACTTCGAGGCTTGTCTTGCCAAGATGGTATGGTATCAACCACAGAGTTAGTTGAAGCGACAGAAGGACAATTAACTCGAGCCGCGATTCAGCAACGATTACGCGCAGCTGTTGGTATTGGGCTTTTTAAACAACAACCTGTACGCTTCGAAGAGGGGCTTGCAGGCAAGACTATGTTGCATCATTTTGTTAACCCAGCCTTGTTAATTTCTCAGCTTGGTACGGGTAGTCTTCATTCGCAACAAAGCAAAGAACAAGAAAAACAAAAACGCTCAAAAGCATTGGCGCAGAATCATGTTAATCGTCGCTTACTGACTGAGCATGGTCTTGGTACACCACCAAGTATGCCTGACGAAGCGGATCAAATTGTTGTTTCACCCACCAGCTGGGCCGGGATCATTGATCAGGCGCTTGCCCCACCGCGTACGAAGAAAAGCTATCAAAAAGCGATGGTTGCGATCAGTGGTACTAAAGCGATCATTGAAACTCGATCGTCTAAGTCGATCATGACTGTTGATGATCTTATGACTTTATTTGCCTTGTTTACTCTGACGGTGCAATATCATGATCATCATATCGATGATTATGAGATCCAATCGCGTAGTTTAAGCAATAAGACCCCAGTTTATATCACTGATATTTTGGCTTTACGCGGTAAAAAAGACAGTGGACCTGCACGCGACTCTATTCGCGAAAGTATTGATCGTATTGAATTTACTGATTTTCAGTTACATGAACTAACGGGACGTTGGCTCAGTGAAAATATGCCAGAAGGGTTTAAAAGTGATCGTTTTCGCTTTATTGCTCGTACGATCACCGCATCAGAAGAAGCTCCGCAAGAAGGTGAAAACGGTGAGATTAAGATCAAGCCCAATCTGTACATTTTAGTGTGGGAGCCGTCTTTCTTCGATGAACTGCTCACGCGCGATTATTTCTTCTTGTTCCCACCAGAGATCTTGCGACAGCATACCTTGGTATTCCAGCTGTACACTTTCTTCCGAAGCCGCATGTCGCGTCGCGTCAATGATTCGATGCTACTGAGTGAGCTGAATCAGAAATTAGCTCGCAATATTGAATGGCGCCGTTTCTCATCTGATTTGATCCGTGAGTTACGTAAATTAGCAGATGATAAAGTCAGCGATAGCGTGTTTGCTGTCAATTTATGGGGTTATCACTTAACGATCCTTCCGGAAGATGCCAATCAGCGTTATACCGATTATCAGATTGATATTCGCTGTGATGCGGATGAAGTGATCCGTTACTCGCGTGCGAAGACGACCAATGAAGGTAAGCGCAACATGGCGCCTACGATGCCAAACCCATTGCGAAATGAGATCTTGCCCAAGCGTGAACTTGATCAGCTATCCCAGATCATCGATGGTGAATTTGAACCGATCCAACGCAAAGAAGGGCGCACTAAGGGCCGCTTAGGTCGACGTGTGAAGCTACGTAAACACTTAGTTGAGATCAATGCAGACGAGCTGACGATCATCTTATCCAAGTACACCTCACCAGAAGCCCTCCAGCGCAGTATCACGGCATTATCTGCAATGACTGGACACTCAGCTTCGAGTGTTTCTGATGAATGCCATGAGCTATTAGAGAAGCTTGATTGGCTACGTGTGTCTGATCAAGTGGTTAGCTATGAAACGTTGAGTAAAACCGTAGAGCTTTACAATAGCCAGCAAGAAGATCGTCATCTTTCTATCGAACGTTTAATTTCAGGGCTGGCTGTCCGCCGAAAAGTCTGTAAATTGGTGCATGAAGGGCATATTAACGAGCAAGTGCTGATGGCCCTCGATGATGTTGCTAAAGGTGTATAA
- a CDS encoding patatin-like phospholipase family protein has protein sequence MKDNTIRQRVNFAACAVLLAVSSTGWAAEREQIGLVLSGGGAKGAAHIGVLEVLEANRIPVDMITGTSMGAYVGGMYATGLTAQEVKQKTLAANWQSGYVDRATRNELVLRRKQQNDNFQLHTDLGVTPQGEFRVKPGAFQGQGMAILLRGLTNNLPVLSSFDDLVIPYRSVATDIAKVEPVVIDSGNLATAMQASMTVPGALTPIEWQGHRLVDGGVVNNMPVDIAQQMGADVIIAVDLRDPLMEDDKLGSALTIISQLTTFMTNSSADRQKALMSEDDIYLQPALTFMTAPDFDKMTRAYLAGRKVATDALPQLLPHQLSEADYAEYVRRKQDRRSQMVARSAYYIDNIVLKNQTGRSDKALLTLLDLDTKRVLTNQELEQAVNRLNTQDIFSRITYEIKQQDDETVLVVDVTEKSWGPGYLNFKFAFEDDFSQRSDFTFGAQYLYTNLTDKGGEWVFEAELGSWKAFKTEIYLPLDYEQRYFSSVALEFNSQLRGFKPEQLDVDFSIDPSISSLDGLYQRSILSAELGVNLAPWSALSLGYMGQTGDITLSSFGLTEDFNAHGPYTRFDLDNLDNQYFPTSGTQVSAYFSVMQTESQFEGNSTEDDVFVYNMSLIKPFNIDRHTLVGLGKIGGADSKEFLPVFAQDLGGLFNLSGYHKYELNGRYSALGALIYRYQLLDNDFGAFSTPVYIGGSFEKGGVWNEYSQISASSMITAGSVFVGVDSVLGPVYLAYGNAEGGESSVYLTLGSVIQQ, from the coding sequence GTGAAGGATAATACAATACGACAACGAGTTAATTTTGCAGCCTGTGCTGTGTTACTGGCGGTTAGTAGCACGGGCTGGGCCGCTGAGCGAGAACAAATCGGTTTAGTGCTCAGTGGAGGGGGAGCGAAAGGCGCTGCTCATATTGGCGTACTTGAAGTATTAGAAGCCAATCGCATCCCTGTTGACATGATCACAGGCACCAGTATGGGCGCTTATGTAGGTGGCATGTACGCAACAGGGCTGACAGCGCAAGAGGTGAAACAAAAAACCTTAGCTGCGAACTGGCAATCCGGTTATGTCGATCGTGCTACTCGCAACGAATTGGTGTTACGGCGTAAACAGCAAAATGATAATTTTCAATTACATACCGATTTAGGGGTGACGCCACAAGGGGAGTTTCGTGTTAAGCCAGGGGCTTTCCAAGGGCAAGGCATGGCAATACTGCTTCGTGGCTTAACCAATAACTTGCCTGTTTTATCTTCTTTTGATGACTTAGTGATCCCTTATCGCAGTGTGGCGACAGACATCGCGAAAGTTGAGCCTGTTGTTATCGATTCTGGAAATCTAGCGACGGCCATGCAAGCCTCAATGACGGTACCTGGTGCATTAACGCCTATTGAGTGGCAAGGGCATCGGTTGGTTGATGGTGGTGTGGTGAACAACATGCCTGTGGATATTGCACAGCAAATGGGGGCAGATGTCATTATTGCGGTCGATTTGCGTGATCCTCTGATGGAAGATGACAAGCTTGGCAGTGCGTTAACGATTATCTCGCAGCTAACTACCTTCATGACCAATAGCAGTGCCGATCGTCAGAAAGCCTTGATGTCAGAAGATGATATTTACCTTCAGCCTGCACTGACATTCATGACAGCTCCTGATTTTGACAAGATGACTCGTGCCTACCTTGCGGGTCGTAAGGTGGCAACGGATGCACTACCTCAATTACTACCACATCAATTATCCGAAGCGGATTACGCGGAGTATGTGCGGCGCAAGCAAGATCGTCGAAGTCAAATGGTGGCAAGATCGGCATATTACATTGATAACATTGTGCTTAAAAACCAAACGGGTCGAAGTGATAAAGCCCTGCTGACGTTATTAGATCTTGATACCAAGCGTGTATTGACTAACCAAGAGCTTGAGCAAGCTGTTAATCGGTTGAATACGCAAGATATTTTTTCCCGAATCACCTACGAGATTAAACAGCAAGATGATGAGACTGTTTTAGTGGTTGATGTGACTGAAAAGTCATGGGGACCGGGGTATTTAAACTTTAAATTTGCGTTTGAAGATGATTTTTCTCAGCGTTCAGACTTCACTTTTGGTGCACAGTATCTCTACACCAACCTCACGGATAAAGGGGGAGAGTGGGTATTTGAGGCTGAATTGGGGAGCTGGAAAGCGTTTAAAACTGAAATTTATTTACCGCTCGATTATGAGCAACGCTACTTTTCGAGTGTCGCACTAGAATTTAATAGTCAGCTGCGTGGTTTTAAACCTGAACAGCTTGATGTTGATTTTAGTATCGATCCTAGTATCAGTAGCCTAGATGGCCTGTATCAGCGTTCTATTCTATCGGCAGAGCTAGGGGTTAACTTAGCACCGTGGAGCGCGCTAAGCCTTGGATACATGGGGCAAACGGGGGATATTACCTTATCCTCGTTTGGCTTAACGGAAGATTTCAATGCTCATGGTCCTTATACCCGATTCGACTTAGATAATTTGGATAATCAGTATTTTCCTACAAGTGGCACGCAAGTGTCGGCTTATTTTAGTGTGATGCAGACGGAGAGCCAGTTTGAAGGCAACAGCACGGAAGATGATGTTTTTGTTTATAACATGAGCTTGATAAAGCCGTTTAATATCGATCGTCATACACTGGTTGGGTTAGGGAAAATTGGTGGTGCTGATTCAAAAGAATTTTTACCTGTCTTTGCGCAAGACCTTGGCGGTCTATTTAACTTATCGGGTTACCACAAGTATGAGTTGAACGGGCGTTACAGTGCGCTAGGGGCGTTAATTTACCGTTATCAGTTGCTCGACAATGATTTTGGCGCGTTTTCGACGCCAGTTTACATTGGCGGTTCTTTTGAAAAAGGTGGGGTTTGGAATGAGTACAGCCAAATTTCAGCAAGCAGTATGATCACAGCAGGGAGCGTCTTTGTGGGGGTTGATTCAGTGTTAGGGCCTGTCTACCTTGCTTACGGCAATGCTGAAGGTGGTGAGAGCTCGGTGTATTTAACCCTAGGAAGCGTGATTCAACAATGA
- a CDS encoding sugar O-acetyltransferase → MKTEKEKMLTGDIYQAFEPELVAERERAKAICFTLNQTCPTDREGRQTLIHQLLALEETVETDAWIESPFNCDYGYNIKVGKGFYANHGCTILDGAPVTFGDDCLLAPSVVIATAGHPLNPTERASGDEFAKAITIGNCVWLGANVTVCPGVTIGDNVVVGAGSVVTKDLPANTVCVGAPAKPVRAID, encoded by the coding sequence ATGAAAACTGAAAAAGAAAAAATGCTCACGGGTGATATTTATCAAGCATTTGAGCCTGAATTAGTCGCTGAGCGTGAGCGTGCAAAAGCAATTTGCTTCACATTAAACCAAACGTGTCCTACTGATCGGGAAGGGCGTCAAACCCTGATCCACCAGCTACTTGCCTTAGAAGAAACAGTTGAAACCGATGCGTGGATAGAATCGCCATTTAATTGTGACTATGGCTATAACATCAAAGTAGGGAAAGGTTTTTACGCGAATCATGGTTGCACCATACTTGATGGCGCGCCAGTCACCTTTGGTGATGATTGCTTATTAGCACCGAGTGTCGTAATTGCAACCGCTGGGCATCCACTTAATCCAACCGAGCGTGCCAGTGGTGATGAGTTTGCTAAGGCGATCACTATAGGTAACTGTGTTTGGTTAGGTGCGAACGTTACTGTGTGCCCTGGTGTAACGATTGGTGACAATGTGGTGGTTGGCGCTGGGAGCGTTGTTACGAAAGATTTACCAGCAAATACCGTGTGTGTTGGTGCACCCGCTAAGCCTGTACGTGCTATTGACTGA
- a CDS encoding 3'-5' exonuclease yields the protein MNYNRIVCFDLEMCCWNDERKARTGEIIEIGVAELDLQSGDIVRRAQHYVLPEHDEVSYFCTELTGIKPEVIAKNGKPLATILKSIEQKFGGRHKIYAAWGHDDQILRAECEAKGLKVPFEEYLNIATLFRMQPHVKKKRCGQRTAMEIAGIEWEGRQHSGYVDAFNLARLTKTLFIPGQDTDTE from the coding sequence ATGAATTATAACCGAATCGTTTGTTTTGACCTTGAAATGTGTTGCTGGAATGATGAGCGTAAAGCCCGAACAGGTGAAATCATAGAGATCGGTGTCGCTGAATTAGATCTCCAGAGTGGCGATATTGTGCGCCGTGCCCAGCATTACGTTTTGCCTGAGCATGATGAAGTCTCTTATTTCTGCACCGAATTGACAGGCATTAAACCAGAGGTGATTGCCAAAAATGGTAAGCCATTGGCCACAATATTAAAGTCAATTGAACAGAAGTTTGGTGGGCGTCATAAAATTTACGCCGCTTGGGGCCATGACGATCAGATTTTGCGGGCGGAATGTGAAGCGAAAGGGTTGAAAGTGCCTTTCGAAGAGTACCTCAATATTGCGACGCTATTTCGCATGCAGCCACATGTAAAGAAAAAGCGCTGTGGACAGCGTACCGCGATGGAAATTGCAGGTATTGAATGGGAAGGTCGCCAGCATTCTGGTTATGTCGATGCGTTCAATTTAGCACGCTTAACTAAAACACTCTTCATACCGGGTCAAGATACAGATACAGAGTAA